Within the Polaribacter pectinis genome, the region TGTGCTGTAAATTTCATTAATCGCAAAAATATAAAAATTATAGGGATTTGGCTAATATCATCTTACTTTGGGTAACAAATAAAATGTTTTATAACAGGATTGGTTAGTGCCTGTAGATTTAATTGATCTGATGCTTTAGAAATATCTTTTAACTTTCCTTTTTTATTTAAAATATAAATAGGTGCTTTTAAATTATATGCCTGATTTTTTATTTCTTGATGAAAAACAAAATAATCTACTTCTGTTTCTTTAATGTTTAACTTTTTAATTGCCTTTTCTCTTTTTTTCTGAATATAACTTTCTGTAAAGTTTTCTTGTTGAATTTCTATACGCAATAAGTTTCTATCCACAATCATTTTAGATAAAAGTGATAATACTTCATCTTTATGATACACCCATTCCTTAATTGCAGACAAAACATCATAATCATCTAATTTAGAAAACATTTCTAAAGTTTTCTCTGTAAAATTCTGTTTATTAATTTGATTGTATAAAAAATAATGCAAAGCAGAACTTGCATAAAGCTCAACTCCTTTTTCTGCTAACTCTTTTGCTCTTCTTAAAACATTAACCAAAATGTTTTCTGCAACTAAACCAGTTTTATGTAAATACACTTGCCAATACATTAATCTTCTGGCAATTAAAAACTTTTCTACAGAGTAAATTCCTTTTTGCTCAATAACTAACTCATCATCTTTAACATTCATCATAGCAATTAATCTGTCTGATGAAATATTACCTTCTGTTACTCCTGTATAAAAACTATCTCTTTTTAAATAGTCTAACCTATCAATATCTAACTGACTAGAAATTAGCTGATATAAAAATTTTCGTGAATTTTTTCCTTCAAAAATTTCGATTGCTAACGTTAATTCTCCATTAAATTCTTCATTTAATTTCTTCATAAACTTTAAAGAAATTTCTTCATGAGAAATACCACTAACTATACTATTTTCTAATGCATGTGAAAATGCACCATGTCCAATATCGTGTAACAAAATTGCAATACACAAAGCGTTTTCTTCTTCTTTAGATATAGCTACTTGTTTAAAACGCAATACACCTATAGCTTTTTGCATTAAATGCATACAACCAATAGCATGATGAAAACGAGTATGATTTGCCCCAGGATACACCAAGTTAGAAAATCCCATTTGTGTTATTCTTCTTAAACGCTGAAAATAAGGATGTTCTATAATATCAAAAATTAACGAATTTGGTATCTGTATAAATCCATAAATAGGATCGTTTAATATTTTAAGTTTGTTGGGTGTTTTTTTATTCAAAAGGTTAAATTTTTTCAATCTATAACTGCAAAGTACAATATTTCTAGACATGAAATCGTAAAATTAAAATAGAAATTTATGCCTTAAAATAATAATTAATGAATTTGTTATAAAATTGGCAATATTTTATCATTTTAAAATCATTAAAAAAATAACAAAACCCTAATTTTAACGTTAAGAAATAAAACAAAATAAATATGAGTATACAAATTCTATGGGTTGATGATGAAATTGAATTATTAAAACCACATATTTTATTTTTAGAACGTAAAGATTACAAAGTTACAACTTGTACAAATGGTGCAGATGCCATTAATTTAGTTGATGAAACAAATTTTGATATTGTTTTTTTAGATGAAAACATGCCAGGTTTAACTGGTTTAGAAACACTTTCTGAAATTAAACAAAAACAAGCCAACTTGCCCGTGGTTATGATTACCAAGAGTGAAGAGGAATATATTATGGAGGAAGCAATTGGTTCGAAAATTGCAGATTATTTAATTAAGCCAGTAAATCCGAATCAGATTTTGTTGAGTTTAAAGAAAAATTTAGACCACTCTCGTTTGGTTTCCGAAAAAACAACTTCTAATTACCAACAAGAATTTAGAAAAATTTCTATGGATTTAGGTATGGTAAATTCTTATGAAGATTGGATTGAATTGTATAAAAAACTAATTCATTGGGAATTGGAGCTTGAAAACATAAGCGATCCTGGAATGTTGGGTATTCTTGAAAGTCAGAAACAAGAAGCAAATTCGCAATTTTTTAAATTCATCAAGAAAAATTATGAAGATTTTTTAACTGCTCATGACAAACCTACATTTTCGCATACTTTATTTAAAGATTATGTCGTTCCAGAATTAAAAAAAGACCAAGGTGTTTTATGGGTTGTGATTGATAATTTACGTTACGACCAATACAGAATATTAGAGCCGTTAATTAACAATCATTATAAAAAGGACGAAGAATACACGTATTTTTCTATTCTGCCAACTGCAACTCAATATGCTAGAAATGCCATTTTTTCTGGATTAATGCCTTCAGAAATGGAAAAAAGACATCCTAATTATTGGAAAAATGACACCGATGAAGGTGGAATGAATTTGTTTGAAAACGAGTTTTTAACGGCTCAAATAAAACGTTTGGGCTTAGATATTAAACATGAATATTATAAAATTTCTTCTTTAAAAGACGGAAAAGAATTAGCCGATAATTACAACGGAACAAAACAAAACGATTTAACTGCAGTCGTTTATAATTTTGTAGATATTCTTTCTCATTCTAAAACAGAAATGGAGGTTATTAAAGAATTGGCTGGAGATGACAAAGCATATAGAAGTTTAACCTTAAGTTGGTTTAAAAATTCGCCACTTTTTGAAATCATTCAAAAAGCACAAAGTTTAGGTCAAAAATTAATTATTACAACCGACCACGGAACCATTAATTGTAAACATCCAACAAAAGTAATTGGCGATAAAAATATCAGTTCTAATTTACGTTACAAAACAGGTAGAAGTCTATCTTACGAAGAGAAGGATGTATATGCAGTAAGAAACCCGAAAGATATTTTCTTACCAACTGTAGCTATGAACAGTCCGTTTATTTTCGCAAAAGAAGATTTATTTTTTGCATACCCAAATAACTTTAATCACTTTGTAAAGTATTTTAAAAATACATATCAACATGGTGGTGTTTCTTTGGAAGAAGTTATCATTCCCTGTGCTGTTTATAGTCCTAAATAGTTTTTAATATTTTAGTGTTTTCCATAATAGAAATCGAAAAACAATAAAAATCTAATAAAATTAAACCTTACTAGTATTAAAAACTTGTGAGGTTTGTTATTTTTGTATTATGAATAAAAACTATTCTTTAGAAAATTTACAGGAAGTTGCAAAAGAAATTATTGCATCTGTAAAAAATAAAACATTATTGTTTTACGGACAAATGGGTGTTGGTAAAACAACGCTTATTAAAGAAATCTGCAGAGAATTAGGTGTTTTAGACAATATCTCCTCACCTACTTTTTCTTTGGTAAATGAATACCAAACTTCAGAAAATAACAAAGTTTTTCATTTCGATTTTTATAGAATTGAAGATGAAAATGAAGCATTAGATATGGGAATTGAAGATTATCTATACAATAATGATTGGTGTTTAATTGAATGGCCAGAAAATGTCGAAAATTTATTACCTTTAGAATCTGTTGCAATTCATTTATCTACATTAGAAAACGGACAACGTAACATTCAACTTAAATAACCAAAATATGAGTTCATTTTCTCCATTTAGTAAAGAAGAGCTAATTCCTCAGGAAGAGATGTTAGAGATTAAAAAGCAAAAAGGAGAATTGTTTATTGGGTTACCAAAAGAAACACAATTAAGTGAAAAAAGAGTTTGTTTAACGCCAGATGCCGTTGGCGCTTTAACTGCTAATGGTCATAGAATTGTTATTGAAACTGGTGCTGGTGATGGCGCAAACTTTACCGATAAAGAATATTCTGAAGCTGGTGCAAAAATATCTTACAATGTAGAAGAAGCTTTTAAGTGCAATATTGTCTTAAAAGTGGCTCCTCCTACTGAAAATGAAATCGAGTTTATAAACCCGAATGCCATTTTAATTTCTTCTTTGCAACTAAAAACACAGTCAAAAAAATATTTCGAATGTTTATCTAAGAAAAAAATTACTGCAATTGCTTTCGATTATATTAAAGATGAACATGATTCTTACCCAATTGTAAAATCGTTAAGTGAAATTGCAGGAACTGCATCCATTTTAATTGCTGGCGAATTAATGAGTGGTGTTAATAAAGGAAATGGGTTATTATTTGGAAATATTGGTGGTGTTCCACCAACAAGTGTTGTTATTTTTGGAGCAGGAACTGTGGGAGAATATGCTGCAAGAACAGCTATTGGCTTGGGTGCAAGAGTTAAGGTTTTTGACAATTCAATTAGTAAATTAAGAAAGTTACAAGATTGTTTACACGCACCTATTTACACTTCTACTATTCAGCCCAAATCGGTTTTAAAAGCATTAATGCGTTGTGACGTTGCCATTGGAGCGATTAGAGGAAAAAATAGATCTCCAATTTGTGCCACAGAAGAAATGATTGAAAAAATGAAAGAAGGCGCTGTTGTTGTTGATGTTAGTATTGATAGAGGTGGTTGCTTTGAATCTTCAA harbors:
- a CDS encoding bifunctional response regulator/alkaline phosphatase family protein, with the protein product MSIQILWVDDEIELLKPHILFLERKDYKVTTCTNGADAINLVDETNFDIVFLDENMPGLTGLETLSEIKQKQANLPVVMITKSEEEYIMEEAIGSKIADYLIKPVNPNQILLSLKKNLDHSRLVSEKTTSNYQQEFRKISMDLGMVNSYEDWIELYKKLIHWELELENISDPGMLGILESQKQEANSQFFKFIKKNYEDFLTAHDKPTFSHTLFKDYVVPELKKDQGVLWVVIDNLRYDQYRILEPLINNHYKKDEEYTYFSILPTATQYARNAIFSGLMPSEMEKRHPNYWKNDTDEGGMNLFENEFLTAQIKRLGLDIKHEYYKISSLKDGKELADNYNGTKQNDLTAVVYNFVDILSHSKTEMEVIKELAGDDKAYRSLTLSWFKNSPLFEIIQKAQSLGQKLIITTDHGTINCKHPTKVIGDKNISSNLRYKTGRSLSYEEKDVYAVRNPKDIFLPTVAMNSPFIFAKEDLFFAYPNNFNHFVKYFKNTYQHGGVSLEEVIIPCAVYSPK
- the tsaE gene encoding tRNA (adenosine(37)-N6)-threonylcarbamoyltransferase complex ATPase subunit type 1 TsaE, with translation MNKNYSLENLQEVAKEIIASVKNKTLLFYGQMGVGKTTLIKEICRELGVLDNISSPTFSLVNEYQTSENNKVFHFDFYRIEDENEALDMGIEDYLYNNDWCLIEWPENVENLLPLESVAIHLSTLENGQRNIQLK
- a CDS encoding alanine dehydrogenase, whose protein sequence is MSSFSPFSKEELIPQEEMLEIKKQKGELFIGLPKETQLSEKRVCLTPDAVGALTANGHRIVIETGAGDGANFTDKEYSEAGAKISYNVEEAFKCNIVLKVAPPTENEIEFINPNAILISSLQLKTQSKKYFECLSKKKITAIAFDYIKDEHDSYPIVKSLSEIAGTASILIAGELMSGVNKGNGLLFGNIGGVPPTSVVIFGAGTVGEYAARTAIGLGARVKVFDNSISKLRKLQDCLHAPIYTSTIQPKSVLKALMRCDVAIGAIRGKNRSPICATEEMIEKMKEGAVVVDVSIDRGGCFESSNVTTHKTPTFVKHGVIHYCVPNIPARYARTASVSISNIFTPYLLNIAEEGGFENTARFDKSLRNGMYFYHGILTNKTVADWFDLPFRDINLLIL
- a CDS encoding HD domain-containing protein, translating into MSRNIVLCSYRLKKFNLLNKKTPNKLKILNDPIYGFIQIPNSLIFDIIEHPYFQRLRRITQMGFSNLVYPGANHTRFHHAIGCMHLMQKAIGVLRFKQVAISKEEENALCIAILLHDIGHGAFSHALENSIVSGISHEEISLKFMKKLNEEFNGELTLAIEIFEGKNSRKFLYQLISSQLDIDRLDYLKRDSFYTGVTEGNISSDRLIAMMNVKDDELVIEQKGIYSVEKFLIARRLMYWQVYLHKTGLVAENILVNVLRRAKELAEKGVELYASSALHYFLYNQINKQNFTEKTLEMFSKLDDYDVLSAIKEWVYHKDEVLSLLSKMIVDRNLLRIEIQQENFTESYIQKKREKAIKKLNIKETEVDYFVFHQEIKNQAYNLKAPIYILNKKGKLKDISKASDQLNLQALTNPVIKHFICYPK